Part of the Pseudobdellovibrionaceae bacterium genome is shown below.
CCGACCAAAATGACAGGCACCACAGATACACCTGTTGGAATTTGAATGCGAAAGGTCGTGCCCTCGCCAGGCTTTGTAGCCAAGTGAATCTCTCCACCAAGATCAGCTATTGCTGCTTTAACAGCATCCATACCAATACCACGTCCAGAAACATTGGTTACTTGAGCAGATGTAGAGAATCCAGCCGTAAAAATAAGATCTAGGGCTTCGGCTTCAGTACTAATGTTTTCGACATTGAGGCCCTTTTCGCGCGCTGACTGCAGGATATGTGCTGCATCTATCCCTTTACCATCGTCTTTTACCTCTATTAAAATTTCGTTACCAACAGTGTTGGCCTGCAAACGAATTTGCCCTATTGGTGATTTCCCCAAGCCACGACGAACAATACTTTCTTCAATGCCATGATCCATGGCGTTTCTAATCAAATGAACCAGGGGCTCCGCAAGAACATCAGTGATTTTTTTATCTAACTCCGTATCTTCGCCGGCCACATGAAAATCAATGGGTTCTCCACTTTCGTGGGCATACTGCTCCACTATCCTTCCCATTCTCGTAAACAAACCTTTTATAGGCACCATTCTCATGCTCATAGTTGTGCGTTCGAGCTCACCCACTGTGCGCCGAAGTGCCGTATCCAAGACTTCCCACTCTCGTAAGAAATCGTTGGCCCCCTCAAGTAACATTCGATGCCGGTCAACTAAATGTTTGATTTGGTTGCGTATCATAAACGCTTCAAGCACACCACTAAGCGTGTCATTGATTCGCCCTAACGGTACCCGCACAAATTCTTCACCAGTTCGCGCACTCTCAATAGAGACCTCAATATTTTCGGGCTCAACCTTTGGAAACAACATTCCCTCGAGACGGTCAATTTCTTTGCGGATTTGCAATATTATGACGTTATCAACTGGTGCAGGTTGACTTTTAATTTCTGCCAGCTGACTTTCAAGTTGATGGCACAGAGATTCTTCATTCGTCATCTGAAACATGCTAGCTGCGCCCTTTAGAGTGTGTACTCCTCGGAATATTTCAGCCCACGGCTCACTGGTGCCAGGCTGACCTTTTGCGCTATCAATGGCTTGATGAAGGCCATCGATAATATCTCTCGCTTCCTCTAGAAACTCTTGTACTAACTCGTCAAACTCGCCCATGAGTATTCCCTTATGCGGCTTCAGTGTGCTGCGAATTGTAATGACTCCACTGAGCGTCAATAGATCTTTGCAGCTTATCAGCCAGTTCGCGAACTCGATCACACTCACTTGCAACTTTAGCAATGGAGTTTCGGGCGTTCTCTGAAAGTTGACCCACTTCATCAGCGACCACAGCAAAACCTTTGCCCGCTTGACCTGCTCGCGCCGCTTCAATAGAGGCATTAAGCGCCAACAGATCTGTCTTATCGGCTATTTCTTTAACCACTTCTAGAGTTTTTTCTACTCGCGCTACAGTGTCCACCAACTCTTTAGCCGTCTTTTGGGTGGCGCGAGCACTTTGCATTGCCTCTTCTGAGGATAATAGTTGGTTTTTTTTGCCTATTGCAGACATTATCTTGCTCCTTTTTTACGATGCTAAATCACCGACACGTAAATCTTCAATCCAATCTAAAAATCGCTTTACATCCTGACCATGAAAAATACTGCCGTGTTGAGGACATATCATGTCAATGTCCAGCTTGCGCACCCGCCGCAACCATTCATCTCGAGCGTGATTTGAAGGCATCCAGCGTTTGTGGAATTTGGTCATATACTTCACATGTTCATCAAAGTCATCCACCACCATAGGAGCATCCGGCGGAACCAGTGCGGCCCCCATATCTCCAGAGAAAAGTATTTTTGCGTTGGGATCATACAAATGAAAATTTCCCGCCGAATGGCAGTGATGGGCTGGCACTAATATGAGTTGAGCTTGGCCGATACTCACCGTCATACCCTCATCGGGAACTAGCTCAAAGTTGTTTGCGTAGTCATTGCCAAAGTGGGCGACAAATCCTCCCCAAAGCCAAGAGAGGTAAATCTTCGCGTCAGGTGTCAAAGCCATCCATAGAGGAAGTGATGACATGATGTCTGGGTCCTGGTGACTGCACAAGTACGACTTCACATTCTTTAGATCAAACTGCTCAGCCATTTGACTCAAAATCACAGGAAACACCTCTGTGCCGCCAGGATCAAGGATCATTGCCTCTCCATTATTCATAATTACGTACTCATTTGTATCGATGATCGACTGGGCGCGCTGGGGGTCGCGGCCAAAAGCCATCCATGAATGATTGCCGTCATCAAATAGTTTTCTATGCTGCATGAAGCGCCTCCTGCTGTCCGCTAAACTCTTGTCCATGAAGGGCAACTTTTACTAAATTGGTTGCTGAAATAAGATCTGCAAGCTCGGCATCAAAAGTTTCAAGACCCTTATGGATAGCCTCAATTATTGGTAAAAACTGCGTTTCTTCATCGGGTCGCAAATTGCGACCCGCCATACGCAAATTCACCACCGTCACCCACATTCGTTTAGATAAATGCACTAGGCGGTGATGGACATGTTGAATGGCACGAATTTCTGTATACTCAGCTGAAACCATAGTTTGCAAAATATTGTTGCTTACATTGCCACGAGCCTCACGAACGAGGTCTTTATTGGGATTCTGGTCCATGTAGGACAACGCAAGGTCAAATTTTTCAAGCATCAATGTTTTGCTGAAGGCTCGCAGTAACTTATTTGTGGCCAAAGTGGTCTGCATCAACAATTCGGCCAATGTTTCGTCCATCTGTTCAGAATTGCTATTGATCTGGCGGGCTAACTCAGAAAACAGTCGCAAATCACTACCGATCTGTCCGGATGATATGCTCGAATTCATGGCCATTTCACGAAATAGGTCAACCTGTCGGCGCAATCGGTTGGCTCGGTCGCGCAATCGATGGCAATCAACAAAATAATCCAGAATCTGGTTTTGCTGCATACCTGATATATGTCGATTATTTTGACGTCTCTTCATAGAAGCTCTCCTCATGCTCCTTGTTCGGAAATTTACATGAAAAAACTTTAGAGTCTTATTTGGGCGCATTTAGCCCTAATCTTGATTTGGATAAAAAGACAACAAAACTAGCCTTAGATCGCAACTTGTGGAGGCTGCCCTAAAGTAAAAATGGCACTTGCCGATAACTCCTATGTACAAACTTTTTTATGAGGACGATGCATCATGTTTGACCAAAACATTAACATACTTTTAGTCGATGACATGAAAACCATGAGAGCGTTAGTCAAGAAAACCTGCATGAACTTGGGTTTCAAAAATTTCACTGAAGCAGTTGATGGTAAAGATGCCTGGGAAAAACTAACCACTCCTGGCTCCAAATTTGACTTGGTCCTATCTGATTGGAACATGCCAAATCTGCAAGGCATCGAACTCTTAAAGAAAGTTCGCGCAGAAGAGTCCACTAAAAACATCCCCTTTCTTTTGATCACAGCTGAGAACGAGGCCGGACAGGTCCAAGAAGCAATAGTGGCAGGCGTAGACAACTATTTGATTAAACCTTTTTCAGCCAATGATTTGAAGTCACGTCTTGAAGCCATTTACAAAAAACGCTATGGCTCTAATGCCGCCTAGGCACGATCAATGCCAACTTCGATATAAAGCGGCCCCACTTCAGAAGTGAAGGGTATAATAATCGCGGGGCTGTTTGTCATATGTGTCACCTTTAAGTCGTTGCCACGAATAACCGAGGGAATGGCCAAATCTAACCCATAGCCCCGCTCATTTAAGGCGGCCTTGGCTTGACCAAAAATTATGTTTAACAGCTCACCAGCACCGTCTTGCAACTCGTCGTCTATTTCAGTGAATTCTTCCATCAACATATTACTCATTATTCTTAGAAAAACCTGACTCGGAAAGCCCAAGGCTATCGATCCAGTAAATGATGGGCTTGTTAGGCCTATAATTGCCGCAATAGCCAATGGCTCTGACAAGCTCTCTTTCTTAAGGTACGGCTTGCCAGCTTGCACCTCAAAGGAACACTGAATCTTAAGGGTCTTCAATGCAGCATCAATAAATACGTTAATAAAGTCCACGTCTAAAACAGCGTCTTTTTTATTTGGCTTAGGCGCACCCAAACTTGATCGCAATGATCGAATAGATGGCGCAATTTTAATAGCTACATTCATTCCATAGTCTATTAAAAGTTTTTTGACCTCGCGAGGCACATTGACCAAGTAAAATGCGATTCCCATTTCTTTTAGGTCTTTAATTACCGGCATGGCCTGTCGAAAAAACGTATCATCAATTTGCCCTTGGCCGGCCAGATCCACGACGACGGTTTTAACTCCAACTTCCGGGGCCGTCTTAATGGCCTCTTTGAGGGCGTCAACCAGCACGCCCTGACTCTGCGGCACGATCTGCTGGTTAAAGGAAAATACCATCATTGAATCTATATTTGCTGTCCTAAACATTGTGACCTTGCCTTCTGCCATGATGTTATATCCTTCGTGTACTCACCAAATTGTCTGTCAATTTCTGACAAATTTGTACCCTGGACCCAAATAATTTTAGACCTAGGCTAATTCAATTCACAACTTCGTCTTTTCGCTGATCACTAGAAACCAATCTTTTTTGCACACACCAAATCTGACCTTTAGACCAGAACTAAAAACTCATCCGAACGCAATTCCAATTTTCATAGCGCACGCACTCTGCCAGCCAATCATTTTCAAGGACACTCGTTTAGAAGACCCACTCTGGGACGCCCAAACTTCCCGTGGGGATTTAAAAGCAAATGGCTAATCAACCAGACTGAACATCAAAATCCAACCCAGCGCGCGCAACAAAAAGGCCACAACACCTAGATTGCGGTGCAAAGACAAAGACCTGGCCGAACGCAGTGCCCCCCTAAAACGTCGATAACCCAATATGCCCACAGGAATATACAACAGTACCGCAAGGGTTGAAAAAACAACGTGTCCATACTGAAACACTGTCATCGTTTCGGTGAACACCGTATTTATAGCTGAACGTGAAAATTCTAGCGTCAATACAACACCAAAATCCAATGCTATACCTAATCCCATAAAGAGCACGTGCATCTGTTTTTTTGAGCGAACTATTAACCCTATTATTAAGAAACAAAAAGCCATCGTTGCCAAAGTCATGTAAAATGAACCGACTGAATAAACAGCCACACTAGAAACTACGGCCACAAGGGCCATTCCAACCGGGCCCACTTTTTCCGCCAATATCCTAAAAGACCTCGCCATACATCCCCTCAATACCTACATAAAAATTTCATTGAAACTCCAGCCACACTATATTGCCTGGAAAAATCGCTACAAAGAACGTCAATCGCATTTTTTACCTTTTCCCACTTCAATCACCAAAGCCCCTCAAATTAATTGAACTTGAATTTGGTTTTTTTAAAAACTCAGATCCGGCCCCTTCAGCAACCCCCAACAACAGATTTGAATTAGACCCCGGCCCAACAATTCGCTCCAAAATATACGCCTTGAATCTTTGGATTTGCCGCCCCGTAAAACATTAGACATACCGGCTTTTCGCAAGTTGTGTTAAAAAAATCACCACGAAAGATATTTATGATGCATAATTTGGAAGCGCCCCATTCCATTGGTGGCAACGACTATTTATTTCTTGATGACCCGACCTTTAATGGCCCCTACGTTGACTCTGTCCATCACGGCCGTATGCAATTTTTTGTGGAGGGCGTCAGTTGCACTCGATGTGTGCACCGCATTGAACAACTCCCCCAAGAAGTGGAAGGCATTGCTGCCATACGCCTAGAGTTTGGTAAAAACATTGCCACGGTTGACCTTGCCCCTGGCGGCCGGTTTTCTCAAGCCGCCCAAGCCTTGAAGGATCAGGGTTATACTCCTCACCCTATTAAATCCAACGACCAAGCCCAGCTGATACAAAAAAAAGAAAATCGGGAGCTTTTAAGCCGCTTGGGTGTGGCTGGCGCTTGCGCTGGAAATATTATGTTACTGACTATTTCGATTTATGCTGGAGCCGAAGGAGTGCTGGCTCGAATCTTTGAGGGGCTGAGTTTTGCCTTGTTTCTTCCTGTGGTCTTTTATAGTGCCGTGCCATTTTATAAAACTTCTTGGTCCGCCCTAAAAAACAAAAAAGCGTCCATAGACATACCTATTGTGGCAGCCCTCCTCGTTGGCGGGGCGTTGAGCACCTATCACACTGTCAAAGGCCAAGGCGATATCTATTTTGACTCACTGGCCACTTTAGTTTTTTTATTATTGGCGGCCCGCTATTTTCTAAAACGAGTGCAACAAAGTTACCTATCGAGCTCCTATCTGCAACCCTTTTTCACCTCTGAAGAAGTGGAAGCCTGGGATGATAGCGAAGGGGGATATGTCTTAAAATCTCCGGCCGCCCTGGTGCGAGAGAGTCGTATTCGCCTTAAAAAAGGGCAACGGCTGCCGGCTGACGGCATTCTCCTGTCAGCGCAAGCTCACATTAACACAGCGGTACTCACAGGAGAGTCTTACCCACAACAGGTGATAGCGGGACAACCCGTGTATGCCGGATGTCAGGTGGTTTCAGAGCAAGTGGAAATGACGGTTTCAGAGATGGGCCATCGTACCCGAGTAGGGCAAATTTTAGAAAAAATAGAATCTGAACTCAAAAATAAAACGCCGCTCACTTCGCTTGTGGATAAAGTGGCCCAATATTTCACAATCATTGTGCTTGCCGCCGGTTTTTTGTTCTTTGTGGGCTATAGCTTTGTGGATGCCAACGAAGCTGTACGACGAGCTTTGGCACTGGTTATTTTAGCCTGCCCGTGCGCTTTGGCCTTTGCTACACCTTTAACGCAAAGCCTTTCATTGATTAAAGCCGCCAAAAATTCTTATCTCATTAAAAATGCGGCTGTGCTGGAAAAACTTTCTCGAATCAAACTAGTGGCCTTTGATAAAACGGGCACCCTCACGCGGGGTGAGTTTAAATTTCTATGCTGGGACTATGGCGAGCCCAGTCTTGAGCAACAGCAAATCATTCATCAGCTAGAAGCTTCTTCGCAACACCCTATTGCCTTAGCCTTAAAAAAAGAACTGGCCCCCTTCGTGCAATCGCTCCCCGCCATAGCCCTTGAAGATTGGCAAGAAATCGAAGGTCGCGGTGTTTTTGCCACCATCAAAAGTCGCAGGTACTCGATGCAAGCGGCCCCTAGCCGCATACGACAGCGCCGCGAGTTTGACTTTTTTGTGACCCGAGTGGGGCTCTATGCTGACGATCAACTTGTTTGTGTGGCCGTTCTTGGTGATGAGCCCAAGGCCGACGCTGTTCGCACGCTGAGACACATTGAAGAGCTCGGCGCCACACCAATGATTCTCTCTGGCGATGCCAAAGAGGCGGTGCTTGGTTTAGCTAAAGAACTTTCACTTTCTGCTCGCCAGGCATTGGCAGACATGTCTCCAGAAGCCAAACATCAATGGGTTAAAGATCACCCGCAGACATTGATGGTGGGAGATGGCGCCAATGACTCTTTGGCTTTAGCCTCAGCTGATGTGAGTGTCGCCGTTCAAGGCAGCATGGAATCAAGTCTTGAAGCTGCAGACATTTACTTGGCCACTGGCGGAGTCACTCCCATTTGGCACCTTATTAAACTGGGCCAAGACACCATGCATGTGGTGCGACGAAATCTCTATATCTCAATTGTGTATAATCTTATAGGCGGCATTTCAGCCTTATTGGGGCTTATTAACCCCTTGGTGGCAGCGGTTCTGATGCCCATTAGTTCGGCCATTGTCGTCATGTCGTCTCTTTACGGCACTTACTTTTTACGCCGACTTTCGCGCAAAGGTTCTTACTGGCAGTCCAATTCTCTTCCAACACAAGAAATGGGTCGACATCGGGAGCA
Proteins encoded:
- a CDS encoding chemotaxis protein CheX; this encodes MFRTANIDSMMVFSFNQQIVPQSQGVLVDALKEAIKTAPEVGVKTVVVDLAGQGQIDDTFFRQAMPVIKDLKEMGIAFYLVNVPREVKKLLIDYGMNVAIKIAPSIRSLRSSLGAPKPNKKDAVLDVDFINVFIDAALKTLKIQCSFEVQAGKPYLKKESLSEPLAIAAIIGLTSPSFTGSIALGFPSQVFLRIMSNMLMEEFTEIDDELQDGAGELLNIIFGQAKAALNERGYGLDLAIPSVIRGNDLKVTHMTNSPAIIIPFTSEVGPLYIEVGIDRA
- a CDS encoding response regulator; the protein is MFDQNINILLVDDMKTMRALVKKTCMNLGFKNFTEAVDGKDAWEKLTTPGSKFDLVLSDWNMPNLQGIELLKKVRAEESTKNIPFLLITAENEAGQVQEAIVAGVDNYLIKPFSANDLKSRLEAIYKKRYGSNAA
- a CDS encoding heavy metal translocating P-type ATPase; this translates as MMHNLEAPHSIGGNDYLFLDDPTFNGPYVDSVHHGRMQFFVEGVSCTRCVHRIEQLPQEVEGIAAIRLEFGKNIATVDLAPGGRFSQAAQALKDQGYTPHPIKSNDQAQLIQKKENRELLSRLGVAGACAGNIMLLTISIYAGAEGVLARIFEGLSFALFLPVVFYSAVPFYKTSWSALKNKKASIDIPIVAALLVGGALSTYHTVKGQGDIYFDSLATLVFLLLAARYFLKRVQQSYLSSSYLQPFFTSEEVEAWDDSEGGYVLKSPAALVRESRIRLKKGQRLPADGILLSAQAHINTAVLTGESYPQQVIAGQPVYAGCQVVSEQVEMTVSEMGHRTRVGQILEKIESELKNKTPLTSLVDKVAQYFTIIVLAAGFLFFVGYSFVDANEAVRRALALVILACPCALAFATPLTQSLSLIKAAKNSYLIKNAAVLEKLSRIKLVAFDKTGTLTRGEFKFLCWDYGEPSLEQQQIIHQLEASSQHPIALALKKELAPFVQSLPAIALEDWQEIEGRGVFATIKSRRYSMQAAPSRIRQRREFDFFVTRVGLYADDQLVCVAVLGDEPKADAVRTLRHIEELGATPMILSGDAKEAVLGLAKELSLSARQALADMSPEAKHQWVKDHPQTLMVGDGANDSLALASADVSVAVQGSMESSLEAADIYLATGGVTPIWHLIKLGQDTMHVVRRNLYISIVYNLIGGISALLGLINPLVAAVLMPISSAIVVMSSLYGTYFLRRLSRKGSYWQSNSLPTQEMGRHREQLA
- a CDS encoding Hpt domain-containing protein, coding for MGEFDELVQEFLEEARDIIDGLHQAIDSAKGQPGTSEPWAEIFRGVHTLKGAASMFQMTNEESLCHQLESQLAEIKSQPAPVDNVIILQIRKEIDRLEGMLFPKVEPENIEVSIESARTGEEFVRVPLGRINDTLSGVLEAFMIRNQIKHLVDRHRMLLEGANDFLREWEVLDTALRRTVGELERTTMSMRMVPIKGLFTRMGRIVEQYAHESGEPIDFHVAGEDTELDKKITDVLAEPLVHLIRNAMDHGIEESIVRRGLGKSPIGQIRLQANTVGNEILIEVKDDGKGIDAAHILQSAREKGLNVENISTEAEALDLIFTAGFSTSAQVTNVSGRGIGMDAVKAAIADLGGEIHLATKPGEGTTFRIQIPTGVSVVPVILVGIGDQTYAINTHDLAEARRFSVEEFKVSGHKQLLLYRDKFIPCFDLEQEFVCAKTRVFDVVRHEIPVCVVRQNNEYVAFCVSELFGNTELVLQSLPKASPDIPFLNGVSVLSDGRPIFVMSMGRLFELLRRGGIREGYQNAEAA
- a CDS encoding MBL fold metallo-hydrolase, whose amino-acid sequence is MQHRKLFDDGNHSWMAFGRDPQRAQSIIDTNEYVIMNNGEAMILDPGGTEVFPVILSQMAEQFDLKNVKSYLCSHQDPDIMSSLPLWMALTPDAKIYLSWLWGGFVAHFGNDYANNFELVPDEGMTVSIGQAQLILVPAHHCHSAGNFHLYDPNAKILFSGDMGAALVPPDAPMVVDDFDEHVKYMTKFHKRWMPSNHARDEWLRRVRKLDIDMICPQHGSIFHGQDVKRFLDWIEDLRVGDLAS